Below is a window of Polyangiaceae bacterium DNA.
CGCCACTCGTGGAAATGCTCGGTGGTCGGCTCCGCCTGCGCGCGCTGCATCGCGCGCCGGCCGCGGGCGTAGCTCTTCTGGAAGCCACGCTCGAGCATCCCCCAGCCCTCGGTGCGGAGCGGCCAGGCTTCGAGGCGCTCGAGCGAGGCGCCGAGGCTCGCGGCTACCTCGCGCGCGTGGCTCTCCCCGTGCATGGCGGCGACCAGGCGATCGCGCTCCGCGACCAGCCGACCCCGCAAGACCTCGTGAGCCGCGCCCGCGGCGGCGTCCGGAAAGCGTGCCATCAGCGCGTCGAAGGCGTCCACGGTGGCGGCGGCCCGGCGCGGGCCGGCCAGCAGCCGTCCGGCGTCGCGGTAAGCGTGGTTCTCCCGCGTGAAGACCTCGCGACCGAGCTCGCCCTGGAGGAGGCGCAAGAGTCCGCGCAGCTTCTTCAGCCGCTTGCGGACGCCGTGCACCGCTCGGTCGACGTCGTCCGTCGAGCCCAGCTCCGCGATCGCTCGTTCGAGCTGCTCGCGAGCGATGCGTCGAGCCGCCTCTGCGCTGCTCTCGTCGCGTCGGAATGAGTAGTCCATGCGTCTCGCCTTGCGGGCCGAGCGTCGAGGTGGGACAAATACAGGAGCCGCTTCGGTTTGAGAAGCGCCGGGAGCCGTCACATGGTCGTCACACGAGCTGACCTCGAGCGGCACATCGCCCAACTCCGCGAGCAAATCGGCGATCCGCGCGCGGGCATCTACGGTCCGGACAGCGTCTCGTGGCGAGTGGACAAGGAGTCCGCGCTGTTTCTGGGTGGCGGGAAGGCCGCGCTCTTGCAGCTCGCGCACCCGTACGTGGCGCACGCGGTGGATCAGCACTCGGCGACGCGGACCGATCCGCTCGGGCGCTTCCAGCGCACCTTCGACAACGTGTTCGCGATGGTCTTCGGCGACTGGGAGACGGCGCTGCGCTGCTCCCGGCGGGTGCACGCCATCCACACGCGCATCCGGGGAGAAATCACTGAAGACGTCGGCGCGTTCCGCAAGGGCGCGCGCTACGACGCCAACGACGAGGGCGCGCTGCTCTGGGTGCACGCCACGCTGCTCGACAGCGCCGTCGAAGCCTACGAGCTCGTGCTCGGGCCGCTCGCGGCGCGAGACAAGGAGCGCTACTACGACGAGAGCAAGCGCTTCGCGCGCTTGTTCGGCATCTCCGACGCGGTGTTGCCGGCGAGCTGGTCGGCGTTCTCCGAGTACTACCGCGACATGCTCGCCTCGGACGTGATCCGGGTCGGCGCGCCGGCGAAGGAGATCGCTTCGTTCTTGTTCAAGAGCCCGAGCCCGGCGTTCCGGCCGCTCTTTGCCTGGCTCCGCACGCTCACGGCAGGGCTCTTGCCGCCGCGCCAGCGCGCGGAGTTCGGCTTGCCCTGGACTCGGACCGATCGCGCGCTCTACCACGCCTCGATCGCGACGCTCCGGCGGACCTACCCGCGCTTGCCGCGGCGCCTGCGCTACGTGCCCGCCTACGTCCGCGCGCAGCGTCGCTTGCGCGGCGTCGAGGGTCCCGATCGAGTCGGCGATCTGCTCGAGCGCCTCGTCACCGTGCCGCTGGCGCGGGCGAAGTGATCAGGGTCAGAACTGCCCGTACACGCCCACGTGCTTGGGCCCGACGTAGGGCGTCACCCGACGGGCTTCCGTCTTGCCCTCGACCTTGCCCTTGCCGCCGGTCAAGAGCAGCACGGTGCCCACGCCCAGGCCCACGGCGCCCACGATGAAGCCCGCGGTGGAGATGTTCGCCTGGGTTTTTCCCTTGTCGTAGAGATCGCGCTGGTCCTCGCCGCACACGCCGTTCTGGCACTTGGCGTCGATGTCGCTCTTGGTGCTCTTGGCCTGGAGGCCCATGAACGCGCCCACACCCACGCCCACCACTCCGACGCCGAGCGCGACGTAGGCCAGCGTGTTGCTCCCTCCGCTCTTCTTCGGCTCGGCCTTCTCCGCCGGAGCCTCCGCTGGCTCTTCGCTCGGTAGCTCGGTCATCAACACGGAGAGGTGCTTCTTGTCCTTCTCCGCGAGCTCGATGCTCTCTTTGTAGGGCTTCATGCCTTCGGCCTCGGCGCGCACCTCGTGCTTGCCCGGGTTCGCGGGGACCGGCGCGCCGAGCTCGCCCGCGGAGAGCTCGCGGTCGTCGAGCTTCACCGTGCCGCCGAAGCCCTTCGGCAGATCGAAGCTGATGGTGGGGATGCGCTTCTCCAGCGACTTGAGCTGGTTCTTGGCCTTGGCGCGTTGCGCGAACGAGAGCTTCTTGCTCTCGAGCGCCTGCTTCAGCTGAGCGGCGGCCTCGACCAGGTTGCCGAGCTTCTCTTCGACACCCGCGAGCCGGATGCGCGTGCCCGGATTGTCGTCGAGCTCGAGCGCCTTCTCGTAGGCGCTCTTGGCCTCGTCCCACTTCTGTTGCTTCTCGGCCTTCTGACCGTCCTTGTCCGCCTGCTTCGCGCTCGGCGCACCCTTCGCCAGGACGAGCCCCGGTGACGTCACGACCCCCGACGCGAGCACACAACACAGGACCACTCGACGCAGCATGGTCCCCCGAGTGTCACCGTTTTCGGGTCGCTCGGGAACCGGTGAATACGGGCGTTCAGCTGCGCGGACGTTCGGGCCTCCCGGATGCACAGTGATTTTCTGTTCACTTCGGAGATCAGCGGTGGTACGGGGTGGTCCGCCGCTTTCCGTGGGGAAGCGAGAAGGAAAGACGCTGTGAGATCGAAGAAGCGCGGCTCCCGCTCGGTCGGGAAGCCGACGAGCGCCCGTCGGCGCACGCTGAACGTTTCATCCTCCCGGGCCAAGAAGAAGCCAGCGACGGCCAAGCGGCCCGCGAAGGCGAAGGCGAAGCGGCCCGCGAAGGCGCAGGCGAAGCGCGTCGGGACGACGAAGGCGAAGCAGCCCGCGAAGGCGAAGGCGAAGGCGAAGCGCGTCGCGAAGACGAAGCCGCCGGCGAGACGAGTCGCGAAGGCCAAGCAGCCGGTGAAGGTGAAGCGAGTCGCGACGGCGAAGCCGCCGGTGAAGCGAGTCGCGAAGGCGAAGCCGCCGGTGAAGCGAGTCGCGAAGGCGAAGCGGCTCGCGAAGACGACGGCGCCGGCGAGGCGAGTCGTGAAGGCGAAGCCGCCGGTGAAGCGAGTCGTGAAGGCGAAGCCGCCGGTGAAGCGAGTCGCGAAGGCGAAGCCGCCGGTGAAGCGAGTCGCGAAGGCGAAGCCGCCGGTGAAGCGAGTCGCGAAGGCGAAGGCGCCGGCGCGTGCGGCAGCGAAGACGCTGCGCGCGAAGCCCGCCTTGCGCAGGGCGCCGGTCGTCGCGCCGGCACGTGCCAAGCTCGTCGCCAGGCCCGCGTTCGCCGCGGCGGCTCCTGCGCCTGCGCCCGCGCCCGCACCCACTCCGGTGCTCCGCGTCGCGGACGTGGCCGCCCCTGCTCCGCCGCTCGCCGTGCGCGTGGGCCGCTTGCCCCCGCGCGGTGACGGCGCGCAGCCGCCCGAGCCTCCTCGCGGCGTCCCGGCGGCCGAGCCCGCGCCGCGCGTCACGCCGACGGCTCCGCGCCCGGCCTTCGAGCACGAGACTTGGCAGCGCGTCGAAGCCGTGGCCCGTGAGCTCGAGCTGCCGGAGCTCACCAGCGACCAGCGCAAGGCCATCCGGGCCGCGCTCGAGGGGCGCGACGCGCTGGTGAGCCTGCCGCCGGGCCTCGCTCGCACGGCGTGTTTCGCCGTCCCGTCGCGGCTGCTCGGCCAGCCGGTGCTGGTGGTGGGTCCGCGTCCCGCGTTGATGCGCGAGCTGCACGACCGCCTCTTGCAGCGCCGCGTGCCCGTCGTGCGCTTCGACGCGAGCCTCACCGAGGTCGGCAAGCGTCAAGCGCTGGAGCGCATCGCGAAGGGCGGCGTGCTGGTGGTGCTCACCACGGCGGCCGCGTTGCACCTCGACGAGCTGCCGCGCGCGCTCGCGGAGTGTGGCGTGTCCCTGGTGGCGGTGAGCGACGCACAAACCGCTACTGCCGCCACGGACGAGGTCAGCCCCGCCGCGCTGGAGCTCGGTCGGGCGCTCGAGCGGCTGGGCAGGCCGCCGGTCCTGGCGCTGCTCGGCGCCGCCACGCCGCTCGCGCGCCACGAGGTCGTGGACGCGCTCGGGCTGCGCTCGCCGGTCCACGTCGAGGCGCCGCTCGTCGGCAAGAACATCGCGCTCGACGTGCTAGAAGTGCGCGGCGAAGCGCGCCAGCGCGCGCTGGTGCAGCTCGTGCTCCAGCTCCGGCGGCCGGGCGTGATCTTCGCGCCCACAGCCCGCGAGGTGGACTCCATCTACGGCGCGCTCTCCGCGCTGCGGCTGCCGGTGCACCGCTACCACGCGCACATGCCCCCCGGCGATCGCGTGGGCGAGCAGCTCAACTTCATGCTGCCCGGGCGGCGCTCGATCATGGTGGCGACCAGCGCGTTCGGCTCGCCCTCGGGGGTGGTCGGCGTCGGCGAAGCCGCCCTGCTGGACAAGGCCCCAGCCGATTTCGGGCTCTGCCTGGAGAAGAAGGACCTGCGCTTCGTGCTGCACTGGTCCGCGCCGGCGAGCCTGGAGCAGTACCTGCGGGAGATCGCCCTCGCCGGGCGGGACGGCGACGAGAGCACCTGCGTGCTCTTCCACGACGGCAGCGACCGCGCGCGACACGAAGCCTCGCTCGCGCAGGCCCGCATCCCTTCGCGGCACCTGACCCACCTGGCCAAGGCGCTCGAGCCCGCTGCCATCGACGCTCGCCCGCGCACGCTGGAGTCGTTGGCGCTCGCGAGCGGGTTGAGCCGCAAGCTCACCGAGACCCTGGCGGCGATCCTGGACGACGCGGGCCTGGTCGACGTGTCGCAGGGCTGGCTGCGGGTCACGGCCAGCGCGCCGGCGCTCAGCTCGGGCGCGCAACGTCTCGCGGCGCGCCTCGATCGGCTGC
It encodes the following:
- a CDS encoding RecQ family zinc-binding domain-containing protein gives rise to the protein MRSKKRGSRSVGKPTSARRRTLNVSSSRAKKKPATAKRPAKAKAKRPAKAQAKRVGTTKAKQPAKAKAKAKRVAKTKPPARRVAKAKQPVKVKRVATAKPPVKRVAKAKPPVKRVAKAKRLAKTTAPARRVVKAKPPVKRVVKAKPPVKRVAKAKPPVKRVAKAKPPVKRVAKAKAPARAAAKTLRAKPALRRAPVVAPARAKLVARPAFAAAAPAPAPAPAPTPVLRVADVAAPAPPLAVRVGRLPPRGDGAQPPEPPRGVPAAEPAPRVTPTAPRPAFEHETWQRVEAVARELELPELTSDQRKAIRAALEGRDALVSLPPGLARTACFAVPSRLLGQPVLVVGPRPALMRELHDRLLQRRVPVVRFDASLTEVGKRQALERIAKGGVLVVLTTAAALHLDELPRALAECGVSLVAVSDAQTATAATDEVSPAALELGRALERLGRPPVLALLGAATPLARHEVVDALGLRSPVHVEAPLVGKNIALDVLEVRGEARQRALVQLVLQLRRPGVIFAPTAREVDSIYGALSALRLPVHRYHAHMPPGDRVGEQLNFMLPGRRSIMVATSAFGSPSGVVGVGEAALLDKAPADFGLCLEKKDLRFVLHWSAPASLEQYLREIALAGRDGDESTCVLFHDGSDRARHEASLAQARIPSRHLTHLAKALEPAAIDARPRTLESLALASGLSRKLTETLAAILDDAGLVDVSQGWLRVTASAPALSSGAQRLAARLDRLRAQDGRRLGGVSAYAEVSGCRLAALARYFGETGVEACGRCGGCRGSLLPAFADDAGSSIEPAHGRRPAVETFTLGQPESFGIGVGAPARVARPLTVKLSDFQRGR
- a CDS encoding tetratricopeptide repeat protein, coding for MLRRVVLCCVLASGVVTSPGLVLAKGAPSAKQADKDGQKAEKQQKWDEAKSAYEKALELDDNPGTRIRLAGVEEKLGNLVEAAAQLKQALESKKLSFAQRAKAKNQLKSLEKRIPTISFDLPKGFGGTVKLDDRELSAGELGAPVPANPGKHEVRAEAEGMKPYKESIELAEKDKKHLSVLMTELPSEEPAEAPAEKAEPKKSGGSNTLAYVALGVGVVGVGVGAFMGLQAKSTKSDIDAKCQNGVCGEDQRDLYDKGKTQANISTAGFIVGAVGLGVGTVLLLTGGKGKVEGKTEARRVTPYVGPKHVGVYGQF
- a CDS encoding CHAD domain-containing protein, with translation MDYSFRRDESSAEAARRIAREQLERAIAELGSTDDVDRAVHGVRKRLKKLRGLLRLLQGELGREVFTRENHAYRDAGRLLAGPRRAAATVDAFDALMARFPDAAAGAAHEVLRGRLVAERDRLVAAMHGESHAREVAASLGASLERLEAWPLRTEGWGMLERGFQKSYARGRRAMQRAQAEPTTEHFHEWRKFAKHYWYHVRLLERLWPQPMKALAKTLEELTEDLGAEHDLDDLRLALLEHAPSDELRDPTARVLALIQERREELRQSALARGHHVYAERPGAAARRMAAYHAAWLGEPAGDEGDGGSDD
- a CDS encoding DUF2236 domain-containing protein — protein: MVVTRADLERHIAQLREQIGDPRAGIYGPDSVSWRVDKESALFLGGGKAALLQLAHPYVAHAVDQHSATRTDPLGRFQRTFDNVFAMVFGDWETALRCSRRVHAIHTRIRGEITEDVGAFRKGARYDANDEGALLWVHATLLDSAVEAYELVLGPLAARDKERYYDESKRFARLFGISDAVLPASWSAFSEYYRDMLASDVIRVGAPAKEIASFLFKSPSPAFRPLFAWLRTLTAGLLPPRQRAEFGLPWTRTDRALYHASIATLRRTYPRLPRRLRYVPAYVRAQRRLRGVEGPDRVGDLLERLVTVPLARAK